One window from the genome of Streptomyces cadmiisoli encodes:
- a CDS encoding carboxymuconolactone decarboxylase family protein, whose product MSHPLPGRRLPKVLPHQMTPEQRKLHEKFSTGRRADPSSPFRLIDGEGCLLGPPEAWVHSPAIGLALEALGDVLEQHAQVSRRSREILILLVAHRRNSAFELYAHKLAGRRAGLSEADLSAMEAGRAPAFQDDDEAAVFELVTSLLAHGTVPDGDYRKAVDSLGLQVVMDVVSLVTYFDLVATHLKVFGIQPPAVSD is encoded by the coding sequence GTGAGCCATCCCCTGCCTGGTCGGCGCCTTCCCAAGGTCTTGCCGCACCAGATGACCCCCGAACAGCGAAAACTCCACGAGAAGTTCTCCACCGGGAGGAGGGCTGATCCGTCGAGTCCTTTCCGTCTCATCGACGGCGAAGGCTGTCTCCTTGGGCCGCCTGAAGCCTGGGTGCACAGTCCTGCGATCGGACTCGCGCTCGAAGCCCTGGGAGACGTGCTCGAACAGCATGCCCAGGTCTCGCGTCGAAGCCGCGAGATCCTCATCCTGCTGGTGGCACATCGTCGGAACAGTGCATTCGAACTGTATGCGCACAAGCTCGCGGGTCGCCGTGCCGGCCTGAGCGAGGCCGACCTGAGTGCGATGGAGGCGGGCCGCGCTCCCGCCTTCCAAGACGATGACGAGGCGGCAGTCTTCGAGCTCGTCACAAGCCTGTTGGCACACGGCACCGTGCCGGACGGCGACTACCGGAAGGCAGTCGACTCGCTGGGGCTCCAGGTCGTCATGGACGTCGTGAGTCTCGTGACGTACTTCGACCTGGTGGCCACGCATCTCAAGGTGTTCGGAATCCAGCCGCCGGCTGTCTCTGACTGA
- a CDS encoding AMP-binding protein: MNKNSVQGWTRRVGLPETVGSVPELLDLMADRHPQKRFIADQLGDSATYAEACERTKRLAQGFSDLGVTKGDVVVLYMGNSTDMVMCMLALGRIGAAGAPINTEYKGELLGYVVNDTGARVAVVDEELCEVFQQTRPLFDALSAEAGGKVVIRGAVNGGADLVPFHTISTARPLHDLVPTDPSSLFMVNYTSGTTGPSKGVLFSNGHVLTFAHDWTKCMGSTSDDVLYSPMPLFHTLGFILGVISTLLKGGAMQLDRRFSASQYWARAIECGATLGHAVFSMIPFLLKQPPSDLDRAHGMRGIWTGPSGYAKEFRDRFGVRIYEVYGQSEIGVATFPVDWDKVPAGSCGQPNHDRFELRIVDSTESPVGPNTSGELLVRPREPHTTMLGYLGKPEKTVEAFANLWHHTGDQMYVDDDGWYFFVDRAKDMIRRRSQNISAYDIELVINKYPLVIEVAAIAVPSEHEDEEIKVCVVVDGGFGIPAFIDYCRGALPRAMVPRYVEIVEEIPKTANQKLAKYKLKEFGIAGMTGKTYDVERGRYVAG; this comes from the coding sequence GTGAACAAGAACTCGGTCCAGGGGTGGACACGAAGGGTCGGCCTGCCCGAGACGGTCGGTTCGGTGCCCGAGCTGCTCGATCTCATGGCGGATCGCCATCCGCAGAAGCGGTTCATCGCGGATCAACTCGGCGATTCCGCGACGTACGCGGAGGCGTGCGAGCGCACCAAGCGACTCGCGCAGGGCTTCTCCGACCTCGGTGTGACGAAGGGCGACGTCGTCGTCCTCTACATGGGCAACTCCACCGACATGGTCATGTGCATGCTGGCGCTCGGTCGGATCGGCGCCGCCGGAGCCCCCATCAACACCGAATACAAGGGCGAACTGCTGGGCTACGTGGTAAACGACACCGGCGCGCGAGTCGCTGTGGTGGACGAGGAACTCTGCGAGGTCTTCCAGCAGACCCGCCCGCTGTTCGACGCACTGTCCGCGGAGGCCGGCGGCAAGGTGGTGATTCGGGGCGCCGTCAACGGCGGTGCCGACCTGGTCCCGTTCCACACCATCAGCACGGCGCGGCCGCTGCACGACCTCGTCCCCACAGACCCGTCGTCCCTGTTCATGGTGAACTACACGAGCGGCACGACCGGCCCCTCGAAGGGTGTCCTGTTCTCCAACGGACACGTACTCACCTTCGCCCATGACTGGACCAAGTGCATGGGCTCGACCTCGGACGACGTCCTCTACTCGCCGATGCCGCTCTTCCACACGCTGGGATTCATCCTCGGTGTCATCTCGACCCTCCTCAAGGGCGGCGCCATGCAGCTCGACCGCAGATTCAGCGCCAGCCAGTACTGGGCACGCGCGATCGAGTGCGGCGCGACGCTGGGACACGCGGTGTTCAGTATGATCCCGTTCCTGCTCAAGCAGCCGCCGAGCGATCTGGACCGCGCGCATGGCATGCGTGGGATCTGGACCGGTCCCAGCGGCTACGCGAAGGAGTTCCGCGACCGCTTCGGTGTCAGGATCTACGAGGTCTACGGACAGTCCGAGATCGGCGTGGCGACCTTTCCCGTCGACTGGGACAAGGTGCCGGCCGGATCCTGCGGCCAGCCGAACCACGACCGCTTCGAGCTTCGCATCGTCGACAGCACGGAGTCACCGGTCGGTCCGAACACGTCCGGTGAGCTGCTGGTGCGCCCTCGCGAGCCCCACACGACGATGCTCGGTTACCTCGGGAAGCCCGAGAAGACGGTCGAAGCGTTCGCGAATCTCTGGCACCACACGGGCGACCAGATGTACGTGGACGACGACGGCTGGTACTTCTTCGTCGACCGTGCCAAGGACATGATTCGGCGTCGTAGCCAGAACATCTCCGCCTACGACATCGAACTCGTGATCAACAAGTACCCCCTGGTGATCGAGGTGGCGGCCATCGCGGTGCCGTCCGAGCACGAGGACGAGGAGATCAAGGTGTGCGTCGTCGTCGACGGCGGGTTCGGCATCCCGGCGTTCATCGACTACTGCCGCGGCGCGTTGCCGCGAGCGATGGTTCCCCGGTACGTGGAGATCGTGGAGGAGATCCCCAAGACCGCCAACCAGAAGCTCGCCAAGTACAAGCTCAAGGAGTTCGGAATCGCCGGGATGACCGGCAAGACGTACGACGTCGAACGGGGACGGTATGTCGCCGGCTGA
- a CDS encoding Zn-ribbon domain-containing OB-fold protein — MSEPIDHVAPFSVADLAELHVDSWTAPFWRATREERLVGCACGRCGTFRMPGPICPVCGSTDVIWRPLSGQGTVFSYTVVRHAVIPQVRGQLPYVIAVIDLAGAPGLRLIANLWNVAVDDLRIGMPVEVHWDHISTDVCIPRFVPLDPEE; from the coding sequence GTGAGCGAGCCGATAGACCACGTGGCCCCGTTCAGTGTCGCGGACCTTGCCGAGTTGCACGTCGACAGCTGGACTGCCCCCTTCTGGCGGGCGACGCGTGAGGAGCGCCTGGTCGGCTGCGCGTGCGGACGGTGCGGAACGTTCCGAATGCCCGGACCAATCTGTCCCGTATGCGGCTCCACGGACGTGATCTGGCGGCCCCTTTCAGGGCAGGGCACTGTCTTCAGCTACACCGTTGTGCGGCATGCGGTCATTCCGCAGGTCCGCGGCCAGTTGCCGTACGTGATCGCGGTGATCGACCTCGCCGGTGCGCCAGGGCTCCGCCTGATCGCGAACCTCTGGAACGTAGCCGTCGATGACCTTCGTATCGGCATGCCCGTCGAAGTGCACTGGGACCACATTTCGACGGATGTCTGCATTCCGCGCTTTGTTCCGCTGGACCCTGAGGAATAG
- a CDS encoding putative quinol monooxygenase, which yields MILARFKMKSGCKEEFLRLLQPVLEGVTNDPACACVVVHDNPEDAQEIILYEIWKGTVEEFLRVELAKPYRVEYMARMPELIVEKTVEWLAPLSEWASDLTSSEDISISGRGAGPPAEGERRGQ from the coding sequence GTGATCCTGGCGCGCTTCAAGATGAAATCGGGATGCAAGGAGGAGTTCCTCCGACTCCTTCAGCCGGTTCTTGAGGGAGTCACGAACGATCCGGCGTGCGCCTGTGTCGTCGTTCACGACAATCCGGAGGACGCGCAGGAAATCATCCTCTACGAGATCTGGAAGGGCACCGTCGAGGAGTTTCTTCGGGTCGAACTGGCAAAGCCCTATCGAGTTGAGTACATGGCGCGTATGCCGGAGCTCATCGTCGAGAAGACGGTCGAGTGGCTTGCGCCGCTGTCGGAGTGGGCGAGCGATCTCACCTCAAGTGAAGACATATCCATCAGCGGTCGCGGAGCCGGGCCGCCGGCAGAAGGAGAGCGCAGAGGGCAATGA
- a CDS encoding SDR family NAD(P)-dependent oxidoreductase, with translation MNFVDTGTAARFEGRVAVVTGGGSGIGEATVRRLAAEGAHVVIVDSNAPAGNRVADAVNDGKVPGTAEAVELDITDWPAVQAAASDISTRHDRLDVLVNCAGIGAFGTVAEVAFDDWKRTLDVTLNGVFHCSRAFVPEMVRRGGGAIVNIGSTAGLRGDYGLPAYNAAKGAVVNLSRSMAIDHIRDGIRVNCVCPGIVETPQSEKLRRIDGYWDAIIEQYPTRRALEPGEVAAVVLFLASDDASGMVGATVLVDGGLSSWTGQPERPPAPAALTGS, from the coding sequence ATGAACTTCGTCGACACAGGAACCGCCGCCCGATTCGAAGGCCGCGTCGCCGTGGTGACGGGTGGAGGCTCCGGCATCGGAGAGGCAACCGTTCGCAGGCTCGCCGCAGAGGGCGCACACGTCGTCATCGTCGACTCGAACGCGCCTGCCGGTAACCGGGTTGCTGACGCGGTCAATGATGGCAAGGTGCCCGGGACTGCCGAGGCTGTCGAGCTCGACATCACCGACTGGCCCGCCGTCCAGGCGGCAGCGAGTGATATTTCGACACGCCATGACCGCTTGGATGTCCTGGTCAATTGCGCTGGCATCGGTGCCTTCGGGACCGTTGCCGAGGTCGCGTTCGACGACTGGAAGAGAACGCTCGATGTGACTCTGAACGGTGTATTCCACTGTTCCAGAGCGTTCGTGCCGGAGATGGTGAGGCGCGGCGGCGGTGCGATCGTCAACATCGGTTCGACGGCCGGACTTCGGGGCGACTACGGCCTTCCTGCGTACAATGCCGCCAAGGGCGCAGTCGTGAATCTCTCGCGCAGCATGGCGATCGATCACATCAGGGACGGCATTCGGGTCAACTGCGTGTGCCCGGGCATCGTGGAGACACCTCAGTCGGAGAAACTCCGGCGCATCGACGGCTATTGGGATGCCATCATCGAGCAGTACCCCACACGTCGCGCCCTTGAGCCGGGTGAGGTGGCGGCCGTCGTGCTGTTCCTCGCGTCGGACGATGCCTCGGGCATGGTTGGCGCAACCGTGCTCGTTGACGGCGGCCTCTCCTCTTGGACGGGACAGCCCGAGCGGCCGCCGGCGCCGGCTGCGCTGACCGGCAGTTGA
- a CDS encoding TetR/AcrR family transcriptional regulator: MARSDENRPTTRRAEMAEQTRKRILSVALDEFTRSAYANVTVADIAAATGVAKGLVFHHFGSKEGLFLEALRVATAELDASHHSDPQLPSGVRIAQRFRGHLSYLAEHRDLALNLILRGDDAGPAVAQAFQSMRWSGIDWISRLLGLDPDQPSVQLTMNTYVNTADDIATRWLQQTEPFGLDEVTQALLEVLVGSLKAATRLDPELDVADAVASLDAALQQEPTLHRQDTAKATHARATR; encoded by the coding sequence GTGGCCAGATCCGACGAGAACCGGCCGACCACCAGGCGGGCGGAGATGGCGGAGCAGACTCGGAAGCGCATCCTTTCCGTCGCGCTGGACGAGTTCACGCGCAGCGCCTACGCCAACGTCACCGTCGCCGACATCGCGGCCGCCACCGGAGTCGCCAAGGGCCTGGTGTTCCACCATTTCGGCAGCAAAGAGGGTCTGTTCCTCGAGGCGTTGCGTGTCGCGACGGCGGAACTCGACGCCTCACATCACTCCGATCCCCAGCTCCCGAGCGGCGTTCGGATCGCTCAGCGGTTCCGAGGACATCTGTCGTATCTTGCTGAGCACCGGGACCTGGCACTCAATCTGATCCTCCGGGGAGATGACGCCGGTCCGGCTGTCGCGCAGGCTTTCCAGAGCATGCGCTGGTCGGGAATCGACTGGATCTCCCGCCTGCTCGGCCTCGACCCCGACCAGCCCTCGGTGCAGCTGACGATGAACACCTACGTCAACACAGCGGACGACATCGCGACCCGCTGGCTGCAGCAGACCGAGCCGTTCGGGCTGGATGAAGTGACCCAAGCCTTGCTGGAAGTGCTCGTCGGCTCCCTCAAAGCCGCCACGCGCCTCGACCCGGAACTCGACGTCGCAGACGCCGTCGCGAGCCTGGACGCAGCACTCCAGCAAGAGCCGACACTTCACCGGCAAGACACGGCCAAGGCGACGCACGCGCGGGCCACACGCTAG
- a CDS encoding alpha/beta fold hydrolase, whose translation MTSRREVTLRGAAGTLSGDLWELARPLGTVILLHGGGQTRHPWRDTGARIAEHGWSAFAYDARGHGTSSWAADGNYSLPALVEDLMLVAGAMKPPFVLVGASLGGHTAILGQDANPGLAVGLALVDIVPQMEPKGVERVLAFMASHPQGFESLVEAEAAIARFKGDGRGRTRTPRPGLRKNLRMGLDGRWHWHWDPRFLTHAYRPGTAQAAQVEDAARRLKVPVTLLAGERSDLVPASRVEAFGQLVPHADVQVVTAADHMITGDDGSLYLHPVVNFVNGLTDRM comes from the coding sequence GTGACTAGCCGGCGGGAAGTCACACTGAGGGGCGCCGCGGGCACTCTCAGCGGTGACCTCTGGGAACTCGCGCGCCCCCTGGGGACGGTGATCCTGCTGCACGGCGGCGGTCAGACCCGCCATCCGTGGCGCGACACCGGAGCCCGGATCGCTGAGCACGGCTGGTCCGCCTTCGCCTACGACGCCAGGGGGCACGGCACGTCCTCATGGGCGGCGGACGGGAACTACTCTCTGCCCGCGCTGGTCGAAGACCTGATGCTGGTCGCGGGCGCCATGAAGCCACCCTTCGTGCTCGTCGGAGCTTCCCTCGGAGGCCACACCGCGATCCTCGGGCAGGACGCGAACCCGGGCCTCGCAGTCGGCCTCGCCTTGGTCGACATCGTTCCGCAGATGGAGCCGAAGGGGGTGGAGCGTGTCCTTGCGTTCATGGCCTCCCACCCGCAGGGCTTCGAATCCCTGGTGGAGGCCGAGGCGGCCATCGCTCGGTTCAAGGGTGACGGCCGGGGCAGGACGCGGACGCCGCGACCGGGTCTCCGGAAGAACCTTCGGATGGGACTCGACGGCCGCTGGCACTGGCACTGGGATCCGAGGTTCCTGACACACGCCTATCGTCCTGGCACCGCCCAGGCCGCTCAGGTGGAGGATGCCGCGCGTCGCCTGAAAGTGCCGGTCACCCTGCTTGCGGGCGAACGATCCGACCTGGTGCCGGCAAGCAGGGTCGAGGCCTTCGGACAACTGGTGCCGCACGCCGACGTCCAGGTCGTCACGGCCGCGGATCACATGATCACCGGCGATGACGGCAGTCTCTACCTCCATCCCGTCGTCAACTTCGTCAACGGCCTGACCGACCGTATGTGA
- a CDS encoding fumarylacetoacetate hydrolase family protein — protein MRLVNAAGRAALVFDGRLVDVVSASAGRWSARVHELYESWDTFSQWVRRNDAQLRARAVNGPQISDVRLAAPVPFPRQVFAIGLNYREHAREGGAEIPSTPMVFTKFPSAITGPTDSVVLPSQYVDFEAELVVVIGKPAEGVGAHEAWHYVAGLTLGQDLSERAVQTAPPKPQQYSLAKSYRGFAPVGPVLATPDEFANPDDVEISCHLNGVEMQRARTSDLIFDVPHLVEYLSSIVTLLPGDLVFTGTPSGIGWVRDPRVVLRPDDVLVTSGDRIGSMRNTFTRPTK, from the coding sequence ATGCGCCTGGTGAACGCCGCGGGGCGGGCGGCCCTCGTGTTCGACGGTCGACTGGTCGACGTCGTCTCCGCGAGCGCCGGCCGATGGTCGGCCCGAGTGCACGAACTGTACGAGAGCTGGGATACGTTCAGTCAGTGGGTTCGGCGGAACGACGCGCAGCTTCGCGCTCGAGCCGTGAACGGACCGCAGATCAGCGACGTGCGGCTGGCCGCGCCAGTTCCCTTTCCCAGGCAGGTCTTCGCGATCGGCCTGAATTACCGGGAGCACGCGCGCGAGGGCGGCGCCGAGATCCCGTCGACCCCCATGGTCTTCACGAAGTTTCCGAGCGCGATCACCGGACCGACTGACAGCGTCGTGCTCCCCAGCCAGTACGTCGATTTCGAGGCCGAGCTCGTCGTCGTGATCGGCAAACCCGCCGAAGGCGTTGGGGCGCACGAAGCGTGGCACTACGTCGCCGGCCTCACGCTGGGCCAGGATCTGTCGGAGCGCGCGGTTCAGACCGCTCCGCCGAAACCGCAGCAGTACTCGCTTGCGAAGTCCTACCGGGGCTTCGCCCCGGTGGGGCCCGTACTCGCGACGCCTGACGAGTTCGCGAATCCCGACGACGTGGAGATCAGTTGTCACCTCAACGGTGTCGAGATGCAGCGGGCCCGGACGAGCGACCTCATTTTCGATGTGCCCCACCTGGTCGAGTACCTGTCGTCGATCGTCACGCTGCTGCCCGGCGACCTCGTCTTCACCGGAACTCCGTCGGGCATCGGGTGGGTCCGGGATCCCCGCGTCGTACTGCGGCCGGATGACGTCCTGGTGACTTCGGGCGACCGGATCGGATCGATGCGAAACACCTTCACCCGTCCTACGAAGTGA
- a CDS encoding alpha/beta hydrolase — MSPAENAANGIWPEFQAIIDKDGASGHPGLEDLPVESARRIMASALVRWGGARNSQVVVEEMRMPAAGDLVGVRVYRPRGTTRRPTVVFFHGGGFVLGDLDTHDAVASRLAHHAGATVVSVDYTRAPEASAEAMLAQCRDIVLSLREWAERQPDWSGSLGVVGDSAGATLAWHSISSLSWVHERVIDGALLFYPPVFPECSTASWEAMASRHFLARSTMRWFWTQFFEGGCGPTWEPLRVTSNLPRVDLVVGSRDPLVDECLQLGRSIGESNATSQTLVVPGAVHGFAGMGVVSPRAEALVIDLFRAFGARLSAHVVTDR; from the coding sequence ATGTCGCCGGCTGAGAACGCCGCGAACGGCATCTGGCCGGAGTTCCAGGCGATCATCGACAAGGATGGCGCCAGCGGGCACCCTGGCCTCGAGGACCTGCCGGTCGAGTCCGCTCGCCGCATCATGGCGAGCGCGTTGGTTCGATGGGGCGGCGCCCGCAACAGCCAGGTCGTCGTCGAGGAGATGCGGATGCCGGCGGCCGGCGACCTGGTGGGTGTGCGCGTGTACCGACCGCGTGGCACCACCCGGCGGCCGACGGTCGTCTTCTTCCACGGCGGTGGATTCGTCCTCGGTGACCTCGACACGCACGACGCCGTCGCAAGCCGCCTCGCACACCATGCTGGCGCGACGGTCGTCAGCGTGGACTACACGCGAGCCCCCGAAGCGTCTGCCGAGGCGATGCTCGCACAATGCCGCGACATCGTCCTGTCGTTGAGAGAGTGGGCGGAACGGCAGCCCGACTGGTCGGGGTCGCTCGGCGTTGTCGGTGACAGCGCCGGAGCCACTTTGGCCTGGCACTCGATCTCGAGCTTGTCCTGGGTGCACGAGCGCGTGATCGACGGGGCGCTCCTGTTCTATCCGCCGGTGTTTCCCGAGTGTTCGACGGCCTCATGGGAAGCCATGGCGTCCCGCCATTTCCTCGCCAGATCGACGATGCGGTGGTTCTGGACGCAGTTCTTCGAAGGAGGCTGCGGGCCGACGTGGGAACCGCTGAGGGTGACGTCGAACCTGCCCCGAGTCGATCTGGTGGTCGGAAGCAGGGATCCGCTTGTTGACGAATGCCTGCAACTCGGCCGCAGCATCGGTGAATCGAACGCGACGAGCCAGACGCTCGTGGTTCCTGGAGCTGTCCACGGCTTCGCAGGCATGGGCGTCGTGTCGCCGCGAGCCGAGGCTCTCGTCATCGACCTCTTCCGGGCATTCGGAGCCCGCCTCTCGGCACATGTAGTGACTGATCGGTAG
- a CDS encoding thiolase C-terminal domain-containing protein, with protein sequence MTRSSSIVGVGATPYYQRGATVARTTMDLLIEAIRNAVDDAGLQLADIDGFALYSGGYDTALLAQTLGLRELRFSAAITGTGGGSAGAVGLAGMAVDSGAAEVVVTAIAVQQRRRMGAAFSPSGGSGPYAGTPTAESDFSVPSGLLSPGQSFAMLAQRHMHVYGTTREHFASVAITTRRHAQTRQSALMRDELTLESYLASRMIADPLCLYDFCLESEGAVAVVTTTDRRARELAHRPVRILASAHGGTGSWGKALTWMNMPADSFVTSGHQSLAQRLWRESGLSASDVDVALLYDHFTPMVLMQLEDYGFCGPGEGGPYMADGGGAIDGNGTPVNPHGGNLSEAYILGMTHVREAVEQLRGNAVNQVDGAEVALVTGGPAPLPSSNLLLGVER encoded by the coding sequence ATGACGCGTTCGAGTTCAATCGTCGGCGTGGGCGCCACTCCCTATTACCAGCGGGGCGCCACTGTCGCGCGGACGACGATGGATCTGCTCATCGAGGCGATCCGCAACGCGGTCGACGATGCAGGACTGCAGTTGGCCGACATTGACGGGTTCGCCCTGTATTCCGGCGGCTACGACACCGCACTGCTCGCCCAGACACTCGGGCTTCGCGAGCTGCGGTTCTCGGCAGCCATCACCGGTACCGGAGGCGGTTCCGCGGGCGCCGTCGGGCTTGCCGGGATGGCGGTGGACTCGGGTGCGGCCGAAGTGGTGGTGACGGCGATCGCCGTACAGCAGCGGCGTCGAATGGGCGCGGCGTTCTCCCCGTCGGGGGGCTCCGGCCCCTACGCGGGCACACCCACTGCCGAAAGTGACTTCTCGGTGCCGTCGGGGCTGCTGTCGCCCGGCCAATCCTTCGCGATGCTTGCCCAGCGGCACATGCACGTCTACGGGACGACCCGGGAGCATTTCGCATCGGTGGCGATCACCACCCGTCGTCACGCCCAGACGCGGCAGTCGGCGCTGATGAGGGACGAGCTGACCTTGGAGAGCTACCTGGCTTCCAGAATGATCGCCGATCCGCTGTGCCTCTACGACTTCTGCCTCGAGTCGGAAGGGGCAGTCGCGGTTGTCACCACAACGGACCGGCGCGCCCGAGAACTTGCCCATCGGCCCGTTCGGATCCTTGCGTCCGCCCACGGCGGCACAGGCAGCTGGGGCAAGGCGCTCACATGGATGAACATGCCCGCGGATTCGTTCGTCACCAGCGGGCACCAGTCGTTGGCGCAGAGGCTCTGGCGAGAGAGCGGTCTGTCTGCGTCGGACGTCGACGTCGCGTTGTTGTACGACCACTTCACCCCGATGGTGTTGATGCAACTCGAGGACTACGGGTTCTGCGGCCCAGGAGAGGGCGGACCGTACATGGCAGATGGTGGGGGAGCGATCGACGGCAACGGAACCCCGGTGAATCCCCATGGCGGCAATCTGTCGGAGGCCTACATCCTCGGCATGACGCATGTTCGCGAAGCCGTGGAGCAATTGCGGGGGAATGCTGTGAACCAGGTCGACGGAGCCGAGGTCGCCTTGGTGACCGGAGGGCCGGCGCCCCTTCCGAGCAGCAACCTCCTTCTGGGGGTGGAGCGGTGA
- a CDS encoding EthD domain-containing protein: MIKVLVAGKRKPGLSRHQMQHHALSVHADLVKSAPGFWQHCHRYVQNHVIGGFGLADGQLVTTDATDFDVVAEFWFDSTDSAMKAWTSDDYLNLLRPDELKIADSDAPFLMLYGTEHVIGGSDPAMRGSFS, encoded by the coding sequence ATGATCAAGGTTCTCGTCGCCGGCAAGCGCAAACCAGGCTTGAGCCGTCACCAAATGCAGCACCACGCGCTCTCCGTGCACGCTGACCTCGTGAAGTCTGCGCCCGGCTTCTGGCAGCACTGCCATCGCTACGTGCAGAACCATGTCATCGGCGGATTCGGCTTGGCCGACGGCCAGTTGGTGACCACCGACGCGACAGATTTCGACGTCGTCGCGGAATTCTGGTTCGACAGTACGGACAGCGCCATGAAGGCATGGACAAGCGACGACTACCTCAACCTTCTCAGGCCGGACGAACTGAAGATCGCCGATTCTGACGCTCCCTTCCTGATGCTCTACGGCACCGAGCACGTCATCGGCGGGTCCGATCCAGCGATGCGCGGGAGCTTCAGCTGA
- a CDS encoding VOC family protein produces MTISADMARTVPVNAVQERAVVHHLAFKVTTDEFDAMIAWYQDVLDMEVNFRGYQRESEVCFLSNDEANHRLVFVTNPAFTRDAEYGGRARLDHSAFEFPTVDGLLTKYAYLRDHGIHPYLSIDHGLTISLYYRDPVGHGVEIQTDALGDWQLSREWIRSADEFATNPAGILFDPDRVIDARNRGAGLEELHRRIYVQGEFAPRPDQRQRMHVHVDGPYVWDHSSWGPDHPTFGPH; encoded by the coding sequence ATGACCATCAGCGCCGACATGGCTCGCACGGTGCCGGTAAACGCGGTGCAGGAGAGGGCCGTGGTGCACCACCTTGCGTTCAAGGTGACCACCGACGAGTTCGACGCCATGATCGCCTGGTACCAGGACGTCCTCGACATGGAGGTCAACTTCCGGGGGTACCAGCGCGAGTCCGAGGTGTGTTTCCTTTCCAACGACGAAGCCAACCACCGGCTCGTGTTCGTGACGAACCCAGCCTTCACCCGTGATGCCGAGTACGGGGGGCGCGCGAGGCTCGACCACTCCGCATTCGAGTTCCCCACCGTCGACGGCCTCCTGACGAAGTACGCCTACCTGCGCGATCACGGCATCCACCCGTACCTGAGCATCGACCACGGCCTGACCATCTCCCTCTACTACCGGGACCCCGTCGGGCACGGCGTCGAGATCCAGACCGACGCACTTGGCGACTGGCAGCTCTCCCGGGAGTGGATACGGTCCGCCGATGAATTCGCGACAAATCCCGCGGGAATCCTCTTCGACCCCGATCGCGTCATCGACGCACGCAACCGGGGCGCCGGCCTCGAGGAGCTGCACCGGCGCATCTACGTCCAGGGCGAATTCGCTCCGCGACCCGATCAGCGTCAGCGGATGCACGTCCACGTCGACGGTCCCTACGTCTGGGACCACAGCTCGTGGGGGCCGGACCACCCGACCTTCGGACCCCACTGA